The proteins below are encoded in one region of Arthrobacter sp. CJ23:
- a CDS encoding penicillin-binding protein 2, whose protein sequence is MAHTPGKTKSGKVPAAKKRLRIGLGIMLTLLLVVGGKLFMVQGLDVGGMAEAAFNKRLTATNLPAERGRIIDANGTVLANSVLRYNIVVDQVLNGENETFKRYNRATEEVDTISRDQGITELASALGMETAKLKEQLTGDKKYFIVARDVKPELEARIIELGVPGVGSEGISKRVYPNGSVAGGVVGFLKDGTTGQAGIEQTQDELLRGTAGKRVFEIGADGLRIPIATDELTPAVNGSDVKLTLNSDLQYFAQQAIQSQVNKLSADWGVIIVMDIKTGNLIALADTNAPDPNNPGAVEAKDRGVRAVTAAYEPGSVEKMITAAAAIEEGKSSPLDKFTIPPSLVIDGQQFTDSFVHGTEERTLAGILGWSMNTGTVMVGSRLSKDQRYDWLRRFGIGEAPEIGLPSEATGILATPDKWDDRQQYTVLFGQGVSQSTLQTVRAYQSIANGGVMLQPRLIDSYIKPDGTEEKVPAKEPRTVVSKETAQQVRDILESAVTEGQIKDAAIDGYRVGAKTGTSEAPREDGLPGFDGYTASMVGMAPMDDPRFIVEVVLQRPKGSIYGITNGPVFRSVMSQVLRSYDVAPSTGTPVRLPQFVK, encoded by the coding sequence GTGGCGCACACTCCCGGCAAAACCAAATCAGGCAAGGTGCCGGCGGCGAAGAAACGCCTGCGCATCGGGCTGGGCATCATGCTGACCCTGCTGCTCGTGGTCGGCGGGAAGCTCTTCATGGTCCAAGGCCTGGACGTGGGAGGGATGGCGGAAGCCGCCTTCAACAAGCGCCTGACGGCCACCAACCTTCCGGCCGAGCGAGGCAGGATCATCGATGCCAACGGCACCGTGCTCGCCAACAGTGTGCTGCGGTACAACATCGTGGTGGACCAGGTCTTGAACGGTGAAAATGAGACCTTCAAGCGCTACAACCGGGCCACCGAAGAAGTGGACACCATTTCGCGCGATCAGGGAATCACCGAGCTGGCCAGCGCGCTGGGGATGGAAACAGCGAAACTCAAGGAACAGCTGACCGGCGACAAGAAATACTTCATCGTGGCCAGGGACGTCAAGCCCGAGCTGGAAGCCAGGATCATCGAGCTCGGCGTTCCGGGCGTCGGCTCGGAAGGCATCAGCAAACGGGTCTACCCCAACGGCAGCGTGGCAGGCGGGGTTGTCGGATTCCTGAAGGACGGCACCACCGGCCAGGCCGGCATCGAGCAGACCCAGGACGAACTCCTGCGCGGCACGGCAGGCAAGCGGGTCTTCGAGATCGGCGCCGACGGCCTCCGCATCCCCATCGCCACCGATGAACTGACCCCCGCCGTGAACGGCAGCGACGTCAAGCTCACCCTCAACTCGGACCTCCAGTACTTCGCCCAGCAGGCCATTCAGAGCCAGGTCAACAAGCTGAGCGCCGACTGGGGCGTCATCATCGTCATGGACATCAAGACCGGCAACCTGATCGCGCTGGCCGATACCAATGCGCCGGACCCCAACAACCCCGGCGCCGTCGAGGCAAAGGACCGCGGCGTCCGTGCGGTGACAGCGGCGTACGAGCCCGGCTCCGTGGAAAAGATGATCACGGCCGCGGCCGCCATCGAGGAGGGCAAGTCCAGCCCGCTGGACAAGTTCACCATTCCGCCGTCGTTGGTGATCGACGGGCAGCAGTTCACGGACTCCTTTGTCCACGGCACGGAAGAACGCACCCTGGCCGGCATCCTGGGATGGTCCATGAACACCGGCACGGTGATGGTGGGCAGCCGCCTGAGCAAGGACCAGCGCTACGACTGGCTCCGGCGCTTCGGCATCGGCGAGGCCCCGGAGATCGGCCTTCCCTCGGAGGCCACGGGCATCCTGGCCACGCCCGACAAATGGGACGACCGCCAGCAATACACGGTGCTGTTCGGCCAGGGCGTCTCGCAGTCGACCCTGCAGACCGTGCGGGCCTACCAGAGCATCGCCAACGGCGGTGTCATGCTGCAGCCGAGACTCATCGACAGTTACATCAAGCCGGACGGCACGGAGGAGAAGGTGCCCGCCAAGGAACCCCGCACGGTGGTCTCCAAGGAGACCGCCCAGCAGGTCCGGGACATCCTGGAAAGTGCCGTCACGGAGGGGCAGATCAAGGACGCCGCCATTGATGGCTACCGGGTGGGTGCGAAGACGGGAACGTCGGAGGCGCCGCGCGAGGACGGGCTGCCGGGTTTCGACGGCTACACGGCATCCATGGTGGGCATGGCCCCCATGGATGATCCGCGCTTCATCGTCGAGGTGGTCCTGCAGAGGCCCAAGGGGAGCATCTACGGCATCACCAACGGACCGGTCTTCCGCTCGGTCATGAGCCAGGTGCTCAGGAGCTACGACGTCGCTCCGTCCACGGGCACCCCGGTGCGGCTGCCCCAGTTCGTCAAGTAA
- a CDS encoding UDP-N-acetylmuramoyl-L-alanyl-D-glutamate--2,6-diaminopimelate ligase encodes MSEQNQAASTPAPSDGPAAGNTGFRPAYVAAVPLETIAEALGVALPAGSGNAGVTGISLNSRTVEPGDLYMALPGASRHGADFARQAIDAGAVALVTDDAGARQLAMSGDLAVPVFVVGTPRTAVGPLAALIYRSQPADGVFPRLLGVTGTNGKTTTTYFINSLLRALGKTPGLIGTIEILAGADPIPSLLTTPESTDVHALLALMRERGLEAASMEVSSHAVSFHRVDGVVFDVVGFTNLTQDHLDLHGSMEEYFRTKAELFTAGRARHAVVTVDDAWGRQLAAEAGIPVTTLATNGPEAGADWAVAAVAARGLGSDFELRSREGHVLRLHTGLPGDFNVANAALAAVMVLATGVDPVTLQAALDRHDPFTVAVPGRMQLISNSPASVVDFAHNPDALARALEAVRSPEPGSKVIVVFGATGQRDQGKRPTMGAIAARLADVVIISDDDPHDEDAAAIRADVLAGAYAARDAEKLGCEILEAFPRDAAIRQAVDAATAKDTILVAGRGHEVWQEVKGVNLALDDRVELRAALAAKGFSVSTDHRIES; translated from the coding sequence TTGTCAGAGCAGAACCAGGCCGCTTCCACCCCTGCCCCCAGCGACGGGCCGGCCGCGGGCAATACGGGGTTCCGCCCTGCCTACGTGGCAGCCGTGCCGCTTGAAACCATAGCGGAGGCGCTCGGCGTTGCCCTGCCCGCCGGCTCCGGGAATGCCGGCGTCACCGGCATCTCGCTGAACTCGCGCACCGTAGAGCCGGGGGATCTGTACATGGCGCTGCCCGGCGCCTCCCGGCACGGCGCGGACTTCGCCCGGCAGGCCATCGACGCCGGAGCCGTCGCATTGGTAACGGACGACGCCGGAGCACGCCAGCTCGCGATGTCCGGCGACCTTGCCGTCCCCGTCTTCGTCGTCGGGACGCCGCGGACGGCCGTGGGTCCGCTGGCCGCCCTGATCTACCGCAGCCAGCCCGCCGACGGCGTGTTCCCCAGGCTCCTAGGCGTCACAGGCACCAACGGGAAGACCACCACCACCTACTTCATCAACTCCCTGCTGCGGGCACTGGGCAAGACACCCGGGCTCATCGGCACCATCGAGATCCTGGCCGGCGCTGACCCGATTCCCAGCCTGCTGACCACCCCCGAATCCACGGATGTCCACGCGCTGCTGGCCCTCATGCGCGAACGCGGATTGGAGGCGGCCTCCATGGAGGTTTCCTCGCACGCGGTGTCCTTCCACCGCGTGGACGGCGTGGTCTTCGACGTCGTGGGCTTCACCAACCTGACCCAGGACCACCTGGACCTGCACGGCAGCATGGAGGAGTACTTCCGGACCAAGGCCGAGCTGTTCACGGCCGGCAGGGCCCGCCACGCCGTCGTCACAGTGGACGACGCCTGGGGCCGGCAGTTGGCCGCGGAGGCCGGGATTCCGGTCACCACGCTTGCCACGAACGGCCCGGAGGCCGGCGCAGACTGGGCTGTGGCCGCAGTGGCCGCCCGCGGCCTCGGCAGCGACTTCGAACTCAGGAGCAGGGAGGGGCACGTCCTCCGCCTTCACACCGGCCTGCCCGGCGACTTCAACGTGGCCAATGCCGCCCTTGCCGCCGTCATGGTGCTGGCCACGGGCGTCGATCCCGTAACCCTGCAGGCAGCCCTGGACAGGCACGACCCGTTCACCGTGGCCGTTCCCGGCCGCATGCAGCTGATCTCCAACTCCCCGGCCTCGGTTGTGGACTTTGCCCACAACCCGGACGCCTTGGCGCGTGCCCTGGAGGCCGTCCGTTCCCCGGAACCCGGCTCCAAGGTCATCGTTGTCTTCGGTGCCACGGGGCAGCGGGACCAGGGCAAACGCCCCACCATGGGTGCCATCGCGGCCCGGCTGGCCGACGTCGTGATCATCAGCGACGATGACCCCCACGACGAGGACGCCGCCGCCATCCGTGCCGACGTCCTGGCCGGTGCCTACGCCGCACGCGATGCTGAGAAACTGGGCTGCGAAATCCTCGAGGCCTTCCCGAGGGACGCCGCCATCCGCCAGGCCGTGGACGCGGCAACCGCCAAGGACACCATCCTGGTGGCGGGCCGTGGCCACGAAGTCTGGCAAGAAGTAAAGGGCGTCAACCTGGCCCTTGATGACCGTGTTGAACTCAGGGCTGCCTTGGCAGCCAAGGGATTCAGCGTTTCCACGGACCACCGGATAGAGTCCTGA
- the murF gene encoding UDP-N-acetylmuramoyl-tripeptide--D-alanyl-D-alanine ligase, which yields MIALTAAEIADITHGRLTGEPSIAPVSVVTDSREATAGSLYVAKPGEHADGHDYIGAAFSRGAVLTLSEREVLGEDGQPFPAVVVDDAVAAMGALAAESVRRIRAIRAERGEDFTVIGITGSAGKTTTKDLLAGILSRAGATVAPRGSYNGEVGVPLTVFGAGADTRYLVIEMGATGVGHISYLADMVRPEIGVVLGVGTAHAGEFGGVDNIAKAKGELLEALPESGTAIINLDDSRVAAMRPRTTARVLGFSADAPADAEGTVQARNLTVNAGGHPCFDLVLPDGGPALPVASRLIGAHHVTNLLAAAAAASAAGIPASDIAEALSGQAAASRWRMERTERADGVTIINDAYNANPESMRAALRTLADLGQGRRTWAVLGAMLELGEDSIREHTAVGTQVVRLNISRLVVVGRPARSLYISAIQEGSWGDECSFTETLDEAYELLQAELQPGDLVLFKSSNGVGLRHLGDRIALPPQAKATGEHAAEAAATEGKELL from the coding sequence ATGATTGCACTTACTGCGGCGGAAATCGCCGACATCACCCATGGCCGCCTGACGGGGGAGCCGAGCATTGCGCCGGTCTCCGTCGTCACCGATTCCCGGGAAGCAACGGCCGGTTCGCTGTACGTCGCCAAACCTGGCGAGCACGCCGACGGCCACGACTACATCGGCGCCGCCTTCAGCCGCGGTGCGGTGCTGACCTTGAGCGAACGCGAAGTGCTCGGCGAGGACGGACAGCCGTTCCCCGCCGTCGTCGTTGACGATGCCGTGGCAGCCATGGGCGCCCTGGCTGCCGAGTCGGTCCGCCGTATCCGCGCCATCCGCGCGGAGCGCGGAGAGGACTTCACCGTCATCGGGATCACCGGCTCGGCCGGCAAGACCACCACCAAGGACCTGCTCGCGGGCATCCTGTCCCGGGCCGGGGCCACCGTGGCACCGCGGGGTTCCTACAACGGTGAAGTCGGCGTGCCGCTGACCGTCTTCGGCGCCGGTGCCGACACCCGCTACCTCGTCATCGAAATGGGCGCCACCGGCGTGGGCCACATCAGCTACCTGGCGGACATGGTGCGCCCTGAAATCGGCGTGGTCCTCGGAGTGGGCACCGCCCATGCCGGTGAGTTCGGCGGTGTGGACAACATTGCCAAGGCCAAGGGCGAGCTCCTGGAGGCCCTGCCCGAGTCCGGTACGGCGATCATCAACCTTGACGATTCCCGCGTCGCCGCTATGCGGCCGCGCACCACGGCCAGGGTCCTGGGCTTCAGCGCGGACGCCCCCGCCGATGCCGAAGGCACTGTCCAGGCCCGCAACCTGACGGTCAACGCCGGCGGCCACCCCTGCTTTGACCTGGTGCTGCCCGACGGCGGTCCCGCCCTTCCGGTGGCGAGCCGGCTGATCGGCGCCCACCACGTCACCAACCTCCTCGCAGCGGCGGCCGCGGCATCCGCCGCCGGCATCCCGGCGTCGGACATTGCGGAGGCCCTCAGCGGGCAGGCAGCCGCCAGCCGCTGGCGGATGGAACGCACAGAACGGGCAGACGGCGTCACCATCATCAACGATGCCTACAACGCGAACCCGGAGTCGATGCGCGCGGCCCTGCGCACCCTGGCCGACCTTGGCCAGGGCAGGCGCACCTGGGCCGTCCTGGGAGCCATGCTGGAACTCGGCGAGGACTCCATCCGGGAGCACACCGCGGTGGGCACCCAGGTGGTGCGGCTGAACATTTCCCGGCTGGTGGTGGTGGGCCGGCCCGCCCGCTCCCTGTACATTTCCGCGATCCAGGAAGGTTCGTGGGGCGATGAGTGCAGTTTCACGGAGACCTTGGACGAGGCCTACGAACTCCTCCAGGCCGAGCTCCAGCCCGGAGACCTGGTCCTATTCAAATCGTCCAACGGGGTGGGGCTCCGGCATTTGGGTGACAGGATAGCATTACCCCCACAAGCCAAGGCGACTGGGGAACACGCGGCCGAAGCTGCCGCCACTGAAGGGAAAGAGCTGCTGTGA
- the mraY gene encoding phospho-N-acetylmuramoyl-pentapeptide-transferase: MIALLVGAGVALLVSLIGTPLFIRFLVAKSYGQFIRDDGPTSHHTKRGTPTMGGAVVVLAVLISYGLTHLIMWMMNPRSPGPSASGLLLLFLMVGMGFVGFLDDFIKISNKRSLGLNAKWKLILQAAVGIVFAVLVLQFPDADDITPASTQISLVRDIPWLDLAFGGTVLGAILFVVWSNLIITAATNGVNLTDGLDGLAAGASIMVFGAYTIMGIWQNNQACGSPREAGSGCYTVRDPLDLALLAAILSAALVGFLWWNTSPAKIFMGDTGSLAIGGAVAAFAILSRTELLLGIIGGLFVLITLSVIIQVGYFKMTGGKRFFKMAPLQHHFELKGWAEITVVVRFWILCGLFVAAGLGIFYAEWVVLL, from the coding sequence GTGATTGCACTTCTGGTCGGCGCAGGCGTCGCTCTCCTTGTGTCCCTGATCGGCACACCCCTTTTCATCCGGTTCCTCGTTGCGAAGAGCTACGGCCAGTTCATCCGTGATGACGGGCCCACCTCGCACCACACCAAGCGTGGAACCCCCACCATGGGCGGCGCCGTGGTGGTCCTCGCCGTGCTCATCAGCTACGGGCTGACGCACCTGATCATGTGGATGATGAATCCGCGTTCCCCGGGCCCTTCCGCCTCCGGCCTCCTGCTGCTTTTCCTGATGGTGGGCATGGGGTTCGTGGGCTTCCTCGATGACTTCATCAAGATCAGCAACAAACGCAGCCTGGGCCTGAACGCCAAGTGGAAACTGATCCTGCAGGCCGCCGTCGGCATTGTCTTTGCAGTGTTGGTCCTCCAGTTCCCGGACGCGGACGATATCACTCCGGCCTCCACGCAGATTTCCCTCGTCCGCGACATTCCATGGCTGGACCTCGCCTTCGGCGGCACCGTGCTGGGCGCCATCCTGTTCGTGGTCTGGTCGAACCTGATCATCACCGCAGCCACGAACGGCGTGAACCTGACCGACGGCCTGGACGGCCTGGCGGCCGGAGCGTCCATCATGGTCTTCGGCGCCTACACGATCATGGGGATCTGGCAGAACAACCAGGCCTGTGGTTCGCCGCGCGAAGCGGGAAGCGGCTGCTACACCGTCCGCGACCCCCTGGACCTGGCCTTGCTGGCAGCCATCCTCAGTGCCGCCCTGGTGGGCTTCCTGTGGTGGAACACATCCCCGGCCAAGATCTTCATGGGCGACACCGGGTCCTTGGCCATCGGCGGCGCCGTGGCGGCCTTCGCCATCCTGTCCCGCACCGAGCTCCTGCTCGGCATCATCGGTGGGCTCTTCGTGCTCATCACGCTGTCGGTCATCATCCAGGTGGGCTACTTCAAAATGACCGGCGGTAAACGGTTCTTCAAAATGGCGCCGCTGCAGCACCATTTCGAGCTCAAAGGCTGGGCCGAGATCACCGTGGTGGTCCGCTTCTGGATCCTCTGCGGGCTTTTTGTGGCCGCCGGCCTTGGTATTTTCTACGCTGAATGGGTGGTGCTGCTGTGA